One genomic segment of Candidatus Paceibacterota bacterium includes these proteins:
- a CDS encoding PDZ domain-containing protein, which translates to METTSPARFTVGLMVWASLALAGSNAQTNTSAPGPVPAQVVIIGTLHGGHRSSTNYSVELLRKLIVAVKPAAILIETPPEIAGQPTVRDGRATNPGGGVENTIANIAADDLGVNVIAYDREGRQEYYLKTHYIPRQEAAFRGLDRWFTAQAGRAPDSIVHLANRLRLETIGKQDNINRKGGPEAVNSANFDMVIAAKHGILFGMGPKLVMAAGEQALAEELFFVSHEWQERNQIMARHIREIACKFAGKRLVVLTGAEHRYILRELLAKAPELEIREFYEVPEWTGAVPPEFASPARKGQLAGPASIGQRPGARNGDAASAAAPEVTLVGIGIELQNGYPDIKRLFPGSPAELCGQLHPGDRILALAQGDQAFVDSRKLGLQELVQMIRGKPGTTIRLQVLPADAPPVATPRTIALVRNSYAINR; encoded by the coding sequence ATGGAAACTACATCTCCGGCGCGTTTTACGGTCGGTTTAATGGTGTGGGCGTCGCTCGCGCTCGCAGGTTCCAACGCGCAGACCAACACCTCCGCTCCTGGCCCGGTTCCAGCCCAGGTAGTCATCATCGGAACGCTGCATGGCGGGCACAGGTCGAGCACCAACTACTCCGTGGAACTGCTGCGAAAGCTGATTGTGGCCGTGAAACCGGCCGCTATTTTGATAGAGACTCCGCCGGAGATTGCTGGCCAGCCGACGGTGCGCGACGGGCGGGCCACCAACCCGGGAGGCGGTGTTGAAAACACCATAGCAAACATTGCGGCGGATGATTTGGGCGTCAATGTCATTGCTTACGACCGTGAGGGGCGCCAGGAGTACTACCTGAAGACCCACTATATTCCGCGTCAGGAGGCTGCTTTCAGGGGCCTGGACAGGTGGTTTACCGCCCAGGCCGGCCGCGCACCGGACTCGATTGTCCACCTGGCGAACCGGCTGAGGCTCGAGACGATCGGAAAGCAAGACAACATCAACCGCAAAGGCGGCCCAGAGGCGGTCAACTCGGCCAATTTCGACATGGTGATCGCTGCCAAGCACGGCATTCTCTTCGGCATGGGGCCGAAGCTGGTCATGGCTGCCGGGGAGCAGGCGTTGGCCGAGGAGCTGTTCTTCGTGAGCCATGAGTGGCAGGAGCGCAACCAGATTATGGCCCGGCACATACGGGAGATTGCCTGCAAGTTCGCAGGCAAGCGCCTGGTGGTCCTGACGGGGGCGGAACACCGATACATCCTGCGCGAGCTGCTGGCGAAGGCGCCGGAGTTGGAGATTAGGGAGTTCTACGAGGTGCCCGAATGGACCGGAGCCGTGCCGCCGGAGTTCGCCAGCCCGGCGCGGAAAGGGCAGCTCGCGGGCCCAGCCTCGATCGGGCAGCGACCCGGCGCTCGAAACGGAGACGCAGCCAGCGCCGCAGCACCAGAGGTAACGCTGGTGGGCATCGGCATCGAGCTGCAGAACGGGTATCCCGACATCAAACGCTTGTTCCCCGGCTCGCCGGCCGAGTTGTGCGGTCAGCTTCATCCGGGGGATCGTATTCTCGCCCTGGCGCAGGGCGATCAAGCATTTGTGGATTCTCGCAAGCTGGGCCTGCAGGAGCTGGTGCAGATGATCCGCGGCAAGCCTGGCACGACGATCCGGCTTCAGGTCCTGCCGGCTGACGCTCCGCCAGTTGCGACTCCCCGGACAATCGCCCTTGTCAGGAACAGCTACGCCATCAACCGCTGA
- the infC gene encoding translation initiation factor IF-3, translated as MSRPFPFRSRYSREPLHRRNGKIRAREVRVLDENKQQVGVMSLNEALRLAMSKGLDLVEIAPNATPSVCRIVDYGKFMYEEAKRHKDTQGRQSASKMKEIQLSPTIDPHDLEIKVGHAVGFLCEDMKVRVKLRFRGRQKAHTEFGFEVVNRFVQKISPWGQADAPPKMLGDRDLNVVLSPLPRNKRARNPRQSEPPEPAAQGAPSMPPVAPPASGSAA; from the coding sequence TTGAGCCGCCCTTTTCCCTTCCGTTCGCGTTACTCCCGGGAGCCTCTGCATCGTCGCAATGGCAAGATCCGTGCCCGTGAAGTGCGCGTGCTCGACGAGAACAAGCAGCAAGTGGGGGTCATGTCCCTCAACGAAGCCCTGCGGCTAGCCATGAGCAAGGGGCTGGACTTGGTGGAAATCGCCCCCAACGCCACGCCGTCCGTGTGCCGGATCGTGGATTACGGCAAGTTCATGTACGAAGAGGCCAAGCGGCATAAGGACACGCAGGGGCGCCAGTCGGCGAGCAAGATGAAGGAGATTCAGCTTTCGCCGACGATTGATCCACACGACCTGGAAATAAAGGTAGGCCACGCGGTCGGCTTCCTGTGCGAGGATATGAAGGTGCGGGTCAAGCTGCGCTTTCGCGGGCGGCAGAAGGCGCACACGGAATTCGGGTTTGAGGTGGTCAACCGCTTCGTCCAGAAGATCAGCCCCTGGGGCCAGGCGGATGCACCGCCGAAGATGCTGGGCGACCGCGACCTAAACGTCGTTCTCAGCCCATTGCCTCGCAACAAACGCGCCAGGAATCCCCGCCAATCCGAGCCGCCGGAACCAGCAGCGCAGGGAGCACCGTCGATGCCGCCAGTTGCGCCGCCAGCATCCGGTTCGGCTGCTTAG
- a CDS encoding BON domain-containing protein: MRTFMVLVLGIAVGGAGVWFYTTYRNDPRWQSAEKKVESAATAARDAAQDKIRSLRLRPEDIKEELARTGQVVRREASAAGKAIADATADARITAAIKAKLVASRDLSALNISVNTTGGVVTLSGFVTSSDHIGEAILLAMETDGVREVVSTLQVKPKADS; the protein is encoded by the coding sequence ATGAGAACGTTCATGGTGTTGGTCCTGGGCATCGCCGTTGGCGGTGCGGGAGTCTGGTTTTACACTACGTATCGGAATGACCCGCGCTGGCAGTCGGCCGAGAAGAAGGTCGAGAGTGCCGCCACCGCTGCCCGCGACGCAGCCCAGGACAAGATCCGCTCTCTCCGGCTGCGGCCCGAGGACATCAAGGAGGAACTGGCTCGCACCGGTCAAGTTGTTCGCCGCGAAGCCAGCGCAGCCGGCAAGGCGATAGCCGATGCCACCGCCGACGCGCGCATTACTGCTGCCATCAAGGCCAAGCTGGTCGCGAGCCGTGATCTCTCGGCGCTCAATATTTCAGTCAACACCACCGGCGGAGTAGTCACCTTATCCGGCTTTGTGACCTCCTCCGATCATATCGGCGAGGCGATACTGTTGGCGATGGAGACTGACGGTGTGCGCGAGGTGGTCTCCACCCTTCAGGTGAAACCGAAAGCCGATTCCTAG
- a CDS encoding ATP cone domain-containing protein, which produces MAVQNRIVKVQKRNRALVKFDDMRIRRAIFHAAESIGGFSQDLVPGVNEAIFQAHGSNDKIAEFLADAVVVCLNSDPHHLISNFPPTIETIQDEVLHALRSYGFQNTADAYECYRWGRHWLREGAITTDKFMGNGFPRVRMDQTLAWNRARGCDTVAGLNEIVRSGRTKALVDESLGLYEQSLDEAARKVMQRCSGGDPLRMMWVSGPSSSGKTTTTVKLTERLQKQGLRFLMLNLDDYFWSLVEHPTDWINDRNYETPEALDIQLLNSHLAALLAGETIEKPIYSFKEGRRTATKRIKLEAGQILLLDCLHGLYPPITEGIPASSQFRLYIETQNVLYEGDGSSGRRTHFTDVRLLRRMLRDVQHRNHSPLLTILHWHYVRAGELFSIIPLSGLADHVVNGGFPFDLPVLKPFFCGPDGYLPCPEDFQSYSGFLDARIRYERVKHLLDSVEALGREQAANYDIIPGDAVIREFIGGSTIKIPHNE; this is translated from the coding sequence ATGGCAGTCCAAAACCGAATAGTCAAAGTACAGAAGCGGAATCGCGCACTCGTGAAGTTCGACGACATGCGCATCCGGCGGGCTATTTTCCACGCCGCAGAGTCCATAGGAGGGTTTAGCCAGGACCTTGTCCCCGGCGTCAACGAAGCCATTTTCCAGGCGCACGGCAGCAATGACAAGATCGCCGAGTTTCTGGCCGACGCAGTGGTTGTGTGCCTCAATTCCGATCCGCATCACCTGATCTCCAATTTCCCGCCGACTATCGAGACAATCCAGGACGAGGTGCTCCACGCGTTGCGGAGCTATGGCTTCCAGAACACGGCCGACGCCTACGAATGTTATCGCTGGGGCAGGCATTGGCTGCGGGAAGGCGCGATTACGACGGATAAGTTCATGGGCAACGGCTTTCCGCGAGTGCGCATGGATCAGACACTGGCCTGGAACCGAGCGCGTGGCTGCGATACCGTCGCCGGTCTCAACGAAATCGTCCGCAGCGGGAGAACCAAGGCGCTGGTGGACGAGTCGCTCGGACTGTATGAGCAGTCGCTTGACGAAGCGGCCCGGAAGGTCATGCAGCGCTGCAGCGGCGGGGATCCGCTTCGCATGATGTGGGTCAGCGGCCCGAGCTCCTCCGGGAAGACGACCACCACCGTCAAATTGACGGAGCGGCTCCAGAAGCAGGGCCTGCGCTTTCTGATGCTCAACCTTGATGACTATTTCTGGTCGCTCGTCGAGCATCCCACCGATTGGATCAACGACCGCAACTATGAGACGCCCGAAGCACTGGACATCCAGTTGCTCAACAGCCACCTCGCCGCACTGCTCGCGGGCGAGACCATTGAGAAGCCGATTTACAGTTTCAAGGAAGGCCGCCGCACTGCCACCAAACGCATCAAATTGGAGGCCGGGCAGATTCTCCTGCTGGATTGCTTGCATGGGCTTTACCCGCCCATTACGGAAGGCATTCCCGCCTCCTCGCAGTTCCGCCTCTACATCGAGACTCAGAATGTTCTCTACGAGGGCGATGGCAGCAGCGGGCGCCGCACGCATTTCACTGATGTCCGCCTGCTGCGCCGCATGCTGCGCGATGTTCAGCACCGCAATCACAGCCCGCTGCTCACGATCCTGCACTGGCATTATGTCCGCGCAGGCGAACTATTCAGCATCATCCCGTTGAGCGGATTGGCCGACCACGTTGTCAATGGCGGCTTCCCATTCGACCTGCCCGTTCTCAAGCCGTTTTTCTGCGGCCCGGACGGCTACCTGCCATGCCCTGAGGACTTTCAATCCTACAGTGGTTTTCTAGACGCCCGCATCCGCTATGAGCGGGTCAAGCATCTGCTGGATTCCGTGGAGGCGCTGGGCAGGGAACAGGCTGCGAATTACGACATAATCCCCGGTGATGCCGTCATCCGTGAGTTTATTGGCGGCAGCACGATCAAGATTCCCCACAACGAATAG
- a CDS encoding sulfatase-like hydrolase/transferase, with amino-acid sequence MIRRFSASVLATILVGWAASASAAPQDPRHNILFILSDDHRADGAGAMGNPRLKTPTLDKLVERGVAFRRAYVMGSLEGAVCCPSRCMVQTGRSLFHLPKANLRKGYAQFATAMKDKTEGRDWALVPRVLRAHGYATFHIGKRSNECVPALDSYDLDITRNDTKPEDRARSSQVHADGVIEYLRTRKRTKSFFIYLAPPVPHDPRVAPREFMDLYQPADMPLPASFLPVHPFDNGEMTVRDEQLAPWPRTPNIIRRHLADYYACITCLDYHLGRIVACLDDLGELTNTIIIFAGDNGLSLGEHGLMGKQNLYEYGGMHVPLVIAGPGIKQGRSDALVYLYDLFPTICDLAGVPVPASAEGKSLVPVLKGKRMRERDYLFTAYKNVQRAVRTDRWKLIRYPQVDQTQLFDLQTDPHELKNLAAAPEYADRVKEMLALLARAQEQYGDTCPLTLANPKPATWSPPDRMSTNPGGKQ; translated from the coding sequence ATGATACGACGATTCTCTGCTTCAGTGCTCGCGACGATTCTGGTGGGGTGGGCTGCGTCTGCCTCGGCAGCCCCCCAAGACCCCCGGCACAACATCCTTTTCATCTTATCGGACGATCACCGCGCGGATGGCGCGGGTGCGATGGGCAACCCGCGCCTCAAGACGCCCACACTCGACAAGTTGGTTGAGCGGGGCGTCGCATTCCGACGGGCCTACGTTATGGGCTCCCTGGAAGGTGCCGTGTGCTGCCCAAGCCGGTGCATGGTCCAAACCGGGCGCTCGCTGTTCCACCTCCCCAAGGCGAACCTGCGCAAGGGCTACGCCCAATTCGCAACCGCAATGAAGGACAAGACTGAAGGCCGTGACTGGGCACTCGTGCCTCGCGTCCTGCGCGCCCACGGCTATGCCACGTTCCACATCGGCAAACGGAGCAATGAATGTGTCCCCGCCCTCGATTCCTACGACCTCGATATCACCCGCAATGACACCAAGCCGGAAGATCGCGCCCGCTCCAGCCAAGTCCATGCCGACGGCGTAATCGAGTATCTCCGCACCCGCAAGCGCACCAAGTCGTTCTTCATCTACCTGGCGCCGCCTGTGCCCCACGACCCGCGGGTCGCGCCGAGGGAATTCATGGACTTGTACCAACCTGCGGACATGCCTCTGCCGGCGAGCTTCCTGCCCGTGCATCCATTTGACAACGGTGAGATGACGGTTCGCGACGAGCAGTTGGCTCCCTGGCCGCGCACACCAAACATCATCCGCCGGCACCTGGCGGACTACTACGCCTGCATCACCTGCCTGGACTACCACCTGGGCCGCATCGTCGCCTGCCTCGATGATCTCGGTGAACTGACGAATACGATCATCATCTTCGCCGGGGACAACGGGCTTTCGTTGGGCGAGCATGGCCTGATGGGGAAGCAGAACCTCTACGAATACGGCGGCATGCACGTGCCACTGGTGATTGCCGGCCCGGGCATCAAGCAGGGGCGGAGCGACGCCTTGGTCTATCTCTACGACCTGTTCCCAACCATCTGCGATCTGGCGGGCGTGCCCGTGCCGGCGTCAGCCGAAGGCAAGAGCCTGGTGCCCGTGCTCAAAGGGAAGCGCATGCGGGAGCGCGATTACCTGTTCACCGCTTACAAGAACGTCCAGCGCGCCGTGCGCACCGACCGCTGGAAGCTCATTCGTTACCCTCAAGTGGACCAGACGCAGCTCTTTGACCTGCAAACCGACCCGCATGAGTTGAAGAACCTCGCTGCCGCGCCCGAATACGCGGACCGGGTCAAGGAAATGCTGGCCCTGCTTGCAAGAGCGCAGGAGCAGTACGGCGACACTTGTCCGCTTACTCTCGCCAACCCCAAACCGGCCACGTGGTCTCCTCCAGATAGAATGTCAACCAACCCGGGAGGCAAGCAGTAG
- a CDS encoding neutral/alkaline non-lysosomal ceramidase N-terminal domain-containing protein, translating into MKTARQLSRGVCAGLVLCAGLYFEAPGHAAGNSSPEVGIAVRDITPELPIRLAGYAGRKRPADKLDHALVAQALALRNPSGERFVFLALDNCEVSHAFMQPVLRELADRFQLGRGEVAVVSSHTHSAPVLDQTLTDMVQPSSEDLEQIAKYSRLLRAKLVEAVGAALADCQPATLEHGLGRAGFAMNRRVYRGDSVVFGDNPNGPTDWDVPVLRVRGTNGAVRAILFGYACHGTSVRSGEDWYAVSGEYMAYARQHLEAHQPGAAAMFLMGMGADSDPAPRGQLLDAKRHGLELAGAVIGVLNRPMRPVRGALKLAYEEVELPLAVQPSREKLEQDAGSGDIYVKLRAEAYLKRLNAGQPSPGSVKLPVAILRLGDDLTFVLMGGEVVVDYSRQLKRLLAGDYPWPVGYAYEVPCYIPTARLIKEGGYETESSMIYYGFYGPFRGEVERLLLERLEALANRVRTRS; encoded by the coding sequence ATGAAGACCGCTCGCCAGTTATCCCGGGGCGTGTGCGCTGGGTTGGTGCTGTGCGCCGGGTTGTATTTTGAGGCCCCTGGCCATGCGGCCGGGAATTCCTCTCCCGAGGTGGGTATCGCCGTGCGGGACATCACGCCGGAGCTGCCTATCCGGCTGGCCGGTTACGCCGGTCGGAAACGGCCGGCCGACAAGCTGGATCACGCTTTGGTAGCGCAGGCGCTGGCCCTGCGAAATCCGTCGGGTGAGCGGTTCGTGTTTCTCGCACTGGATAACTGCGAGGTCAGCCACGCTTTCATGCAGCCGGTGCTGCGGGAGCTGGCCGACCGATTCCAATTGGGCCGAGGCGAGGTGGCGGTTGTCTCCAGTCACACGCATTCCGCGCCGGTGTTGGACCAGACACTGACGGATATGGTCCAGCCGTCGTCAGAGGATCTTGAGCAGATCGCCAAGTACAGCCGGTTGCTGCGGGCCAAATTAGTGGAGGCAGTGGGCGCCGCTCTGGCGGATTGCCAGCCCGCAACGCTGGAGCACGGCTTGGGTCGCGCCGGCTTTGCAATGAACCGCCGCGTGTATCGGGGCGACAGTGTCGTATTCGGTGACAATCCCAACGGTCCGACGGACTGGGACGTGCCCGTGCTGCGGGTCAGAGGCACCAACGGGGCGGTCCGCGCGATCCTGTTTGGATATGCCTGCCACGGAACATCTGTCCGCAGCGGCGAGGACTGGTATGCGGTTTCCGGCGAGTACATGGCTTATGCCCGCCAACACCTCGAGGCGCATCAGCCGGGCGCTGCGGCTATGTTTCTAATGGGCATGGGTGCCGACTCTGACCCGGCGCCGCGCGGCCAGTTGCTCGACGCCAAACGGCACGGTCTGGAACTGGCCGGCGCCGTGATCGGGGTGTTGAATCGTCCGATGCGTCCGGTGCGGGGCGCGTTGAAGCTGGCCTACGAAGAAGTCGAACTGCCGCTGGCGGTGCAGCCCAGCCGGGAGAAGTTGGAACAGGACGCGGGGAGTGGGGACATCTATGTCAAACTTCGGGCAGAGGCATACCTCAAGCGGTTGAACGCTGGTCAGCCGTCGCCGGGGTCGGTCAAATTGCCGGTGGCGATCTTGCGCCTGGGTGATGATCTGACCTTTGTGCTGATGGGAGGTGAAGTGGTGGTGGATTACTCGCGCCAGCTGAAGCGGCTGCTGGCTGGCGATTATCCTTGGCCGGTCGGTTATGCTTACGAAGTGCCCTGCTATATTCCCACCGCGCGGCTGATAAAGGAAGGCGGTTATGAGACGGAATCGTCAATGATCTACTATGGCTTCTATGGGCCCTTCCGCGGTGAGGTTGAAAGGCTGCTGCTCGAGCGGTTGGAGGCGTTGGCGAACCGGGTGCGCACACGATCCTGA
- a CDS encoding DegT/DnrJ/EryC1/StrS family aminotransferase — translation MTLTRRSFIRTAAAGSVALGWLGTGQAPRVFAAEAAKPALLGGTPAHKGGWVAWPQWRKEWEPEMLEVYRSCRWFRNSAGHVAEFEQGYAKLLGAKRCLATTSGTTALIVSLYAMDVDAGDEVIVSPYTFIASYNAILSHKALPVFADTDPATLTVDPAMIESRITDRTRAIMPVHIFGMPCDMDPINAIARKHKLAVVEDACQAWLAEYKGRKCGTLGDLGCFSFQESKHLPSGEGGAITSMSEELIDKCDSYHNCGRAVGTNKGNGCFTRGNNYRMTQAQAVLLRNQLEKLVQETEVRRANADYLSANLGKIPGITPVRLSENSRPVWHLYSFRYDPAQFNGLSREQFAKAMGAEGVPCGGVYHEQYYDGLLDEAIASRGFKRLWGTKRLKAYRDSFQELKGNKQVCETTVSFSQTMLLTDRSAMDDILEAIRKVQAHSAALVKA, via the coding sequence ATGACATTGACACGACGCAGTTTCATCCGTACCGCCGCGGCGGGTTCCGTTGCTTTGGGTTGGCTCGGGACGGGCCAGGCTCCCAGGGTGTTCGCAGCCGAGGCCGCCAAGCCCGCCTTGCTCGGCGGTACTCCCGCCCACAAAGGCGGGTGGGTTGCCTGGCCGCAATGGCGGAAGGAGTGGGAGCCCGAAATGCTGGAGGTTTACCGGAGCTGTCGCTGGTTTCGCAACTCGGCCGGGCATGTGGCGGAGTTCGAGCAGGGCTACGCCAAGTTGCTGGGCGCCAAACGCTGCCTGGCGACCACCAGCGGCACTACGGCGCTGATCGTCAGCTTGTACGCGATGGATGTGGATGCCGGGGATGAGGTGATCGTCTCCCCTTACACTTTCATTGCGAGCTACAATGCCATTCTTTCGCACAAGGCCCTGCCGGTGTTTGCCGATACCGACCCGGCCACCCTTACCGTGGACCCTGCCATGATCGAGAGCCGCATAACGGATCGGACGCGGGCGATCATGCCGGTCCACATCTTTGGCATGCCGTGCGACATGGATCCGATCAACGCCATCGCGCGGAAGCACAAACTGGCGGTGGTCGAGGATGCCTGCCAGGCGTGGCTCGCGGAGTATAAGGGCCGAAAGTGCGGCACACTCGGTGACCTGGGCTGCTTCAGCTTCCAGGAATCGAAGCACCTCCCGTCCGGCGAGGGGGGCGCCATTACGAGCATGAGCGAGGAGTTGATTGACAAGTGCGACTCCTATCACAACTGCGGCCGCGCGGTCGGAACGAACAAGGGGAACGGGTGCTTCACCCGCGGCAATAATTACCGGATGACCCAGGCGCAGGCGGTGCTGCTCAGGAACCAGCTTGAGAAGCTGGTCCAGGAAACCGAAGTCCGACGGGCGAATGCCGACTACCTGAGCGCCAACCTGGGCAAGATTCCTGGCATCACGCCGGTGCGGCTGTCGGAAAACAGCCGGCCGGTGTGGCACCTTTATTCGTTTCGCTACGATCCGGCGCAATTCAACGGCCTGTCACGCGAGCAGTTCGCCAAGGCGATGGGGGCGGAAGGGGTGCCTTGCGGTGGCGTCTACCACGAGCAGTATTACGACGGCCTGCTCGACGAAGCCATTGCCTCGCGCGGCTTCAAGCGGCTTTGGGGCACCAAGCGGCTCAAGGCTTACCGCGATAGTTTCCAGGAATTGAAAGGCAACAAGCAGGTGTGCGAAACGACAGTCTCCTTCAGCCAGACGATGTTGCTGACCGACCGCAGCGCCATGGACGACATCCTGGAAGCGATCCGCAAGGTGCAGGCTCACAGCGCTGCGTTGGTGAAAGCCTGA
- a CDS encoding response regulator: MIKFKPYGFDTTPPPAPKPSPGRDGPAARPAEVVAPTLPAGKRVLIVDDDPIFLKATAAKLQAAGFHVRTATEGSEVISTLGEEPADAILMDITFQPDVSSGGMGSWDGFQIMTWLRGYPAAKGARFIMVSNSDSESDRRRAKRLGAVAYFQKPVDHEQLFAAVNGAN, translated from the coding sequence ATGATCAAATTCAAACCTTACGGTTTCGACACCACCCCCCCACCAGCGCCAAAGCCTTCCCCAGGCAGAGATGGCCCCGCGGCTCGCCCGGCCGAGGTTGTCGCTCCAACGCTTCCTGCCGGGAAACGAGTGCTGATCGTAGATGACGACCCCATCTTCCTGAAAGCGACGGCAGCGAAACTACAAGCCGCCGGCTTCCACGTTCGGACCGCAACGGAAGGCTCGGAAGTCATCTCCACCCTGGGCGAGGAACCGGCCGACGCCATCCTGATGGACATCACCTTTCAGCCCGATGTTTCCAGCGGTGGCATGGGCTCCTGGGACGGCTTCCAGATCATGACGTGGCTGCGTGGCTATCCGGCCGCAAAAGGCGCCCGCTTCATCATGGTGTCCAACTCGGATTCGGAGTCCGACCGTAGGCGCGCCAAGCGACTGGGTGCAGTGGCTTACTTCCAAAAACCTGTGGATCATGAGCAGCTATTCGCGGCGGTAAACGGGGCGAACTAA
- a CDS encoding sugar porter family MFS transporter, producing MTNSTTSPGLPRPARLTAGLLTSAIVAALGGLLFGFDTAVISGTTDWLKSQFTLTDFSLGFTVSSALVGTIIGSVVVGKPADALGRRGVLFLLAILFFVSAIGCALAWDWWSFMLFRFLGGLAVGGASVVSPMYIAEISPAQFRGRLVAITQFNIVLGILLAYLSNYIIGSLYPGPNECRWMFGVMAAPSALFFCLLFITPQSPRWLIARGRDAEARAVFEKCGTDLGNVEEEIKEIQASLDLQHHRLEEPFFCRKYLKPILLAVAIAAFNQLSGINALIYYTAHIFKMAGAGAESALLQSVIIGVTNLVFTMAALAVIDHFGRRRLMLVGSFGYILSLSAAAYAFYTNTGGKLLLISLLVFIASHAFGQGAVIWVFISEIFPNRVRARGQALGSFTHWIMAAAISWTFPIIAAKSGGHTFAFYAVCMVGQLLWVWFLMPETKGVSLEQIQKRLGIK from the coding sequence ATGACCAACTCCACAACCTCCCCCGGTCTGCCCCGCCCGGCCCGGTTGACGGCTGGCCTGCTCACCAGCGCGATTGTGGCCGCGTTGGGCGGGCTGCTCTTCGGGTTCGACACGGCAGTCATCTCCGGCACAACCGACTGGCTGAAGAGCCAGTTCACGTTGACTGACTTTTCGCTCGGGTTCACGGTTTCGAGCGCTTTAGTCGGCACGATTATCGGCTCGGTCGTGGTGGGCAAGCCGGCCGACGCGTTGGGCCGGCGCGGCGTCCTCTTTTTGCTGGCCATCCTCTTTTTTGTCTCGGCCATCGGCTGCGCGCTCGCATGGGACTGGTGGTCATTCATGCTGTTTCGCTTTCTGGGAGGATTGGCGGTGGGCGGCGCGTCGGTGGTATCACCGATGTACATTGCCGAAATCTCCCCCGCCCAATTCCGCGGGCGCCTCGTGGCCATTACTCAGTTCAACATCGTGCTGGGCATCCTTTTGGCCTACCTGTCCAACTACATCATCGGCAGCCTGTATCCCGGCCCGAACGAATGCCGCTGGATGTTCGGCGTGATGGCCGCCCCTTCGGCCCTCTTCTTCTGCCTGCTCTTCATCACGCCGCAAAGCCCCCGTTGGCTGATCGCCCGCGGCCGTGACGCGGAAGCGCGCGCCGTGTTTGAGAAATGCGGGACCGACCTGGGCAACGTAGAAGAAGAGATCAAGGAAATCCAGGCCTCCCTGGATTTGCAGCATCACCGCCTCGAAGAGCCGTTCTTCTGCCGCAAATACCTGAAGCCCATCCTGCTGGCCGTGGCCATTGCGGCCTTTAACCAACTCTCGGGCATCAACGCCCTCATCTACTACACAGCCCACATCTTCAAAATGGCCGGAGCCGGCGCCGAGTCCGCCCTGTTGCAGTCGGTGATCATCGGGGTCACCAACCTGGTTTTCACCATGGCCGCGCTGGCGGTAATTGACCATTTCGGACGGCGCAGACTCATGCTCGTGGGTTCCTTCGGATACATCCTAAGCCTGAGCGCCGCCGCTTATGCCTTCTACACCAACACGGGCGGTAAGCTGCTGCTGATCAGCCTGCTGGTGTTCATCGCCTCCCATGCCTTCGGGCAGGGCGCGGTCATTTGGGTGTTCATCAGCGAAATCTTCCCGAACCGTGTCCGGGCGCGAGGCCAGGCGCTGGGCAGCTTCACGCACTGGATCATGGCCGCGGCCATCTCGTGGACATTCCCGATTATTGCCGCCAAATCGGGCGGGCACACCTTTGCGTTTTACGCCGTGTGCATGGTGGGTCAGTTGCTATGGGTCTGGTTCCTCATGCCGGAGACCAAAGGCGTTTCGCTGGAGCAGATCCAGAAACGTCTGGGCATCAAGTAG